CGACCTGACGGATTTGCGTCGTGACCGCCTCGGTTTCATCTTCCAGTCGTTCAACCTGGTGCCAACGTTGACTGCCGCGGAAAACATCACGCTGCCGTCGGACATCGCTGGTTGCGAGGTGGACAAGGCTTGGTTCGATGAGATCACTACGCGGCTTGGCCTTGCGGAGCGCCTGTCGCACCGCCCGAGCGAGCTCTCGGGTGGTCAGCAGCAGCGCGTCGCGTGTGCGCGCGCGTTGGTGAGCCGGCCGGAAATCATCTTCGGCGACGAGCCGACCGGAAACCTTGACTCGAACTCCTCGCGCGAAGTTCTCCAGATCCTGCGCACGGCGGTGGATGAGGACGGCCAGACCGTCGTTATTGTCACCCACGACGCGCGCGCGGCCTCCTACGCCGATCGGGTTATCTTCCTTCGCGACGGCCAGATCGTCGATGAGCTGTGGAAGCCGACGATGGAGTCCATTCTGCAGGTCATGTCGGGGATTGAGGGCTAGATGCGATCCGCTATGACTCGGGTTTCGCTGCGCAACATTGTCGCGCACAAGCTCCGCCTCGCTCTGACGGTGCTCGCGGTCGTCCTCGGCACGGCGTTCATCGCCGGGTCGCTCATGTTCACGAACATGCTGGGCAACACCTTCGACAGCGCGGTCAGCTCCCAGTTCGAGGGCGTCGACGCGGTCGCCGCCCCGGGGGAGGAGATGCAGGCCATCCCGAACGACGTGGTGGATGAGCTGCGTGGTGGTCCGGGCGTCGACAAGCTTAATGTTGAGGCGAGCCAGACGGTGGTCGCGGCGACGACCGACAACAACCCCATCCAGACCGGCCAGGGCACGTCGACGGCCGGCATTTACTACCCGCCGGCGGAGGCGGCCGGGCAGGCGCCGAGCATCGCTGAGGGCCGGGAGCCGACGGCGCTGGGCGAGGCGATCGTCAATAGCAACGCCGCCGAGAAGTACGGCATCGCGCTCGATCAGGAACTCACTGTCGTCGACACAATGGGGCGCGAAACGTACCGCATTGTCGGGCTTTACGACGACGACATGACCCCCAGCTCCTCCCTCGCCTTCCAGGTCAGCCCCGAAACCTACAGCCAGTTCTACACTGACGGCACTTCCGTGCCCAGCGTTTCGCTGTCCGCGGTGGATGGCACCACGGCGCAGCAGCTTGTCGACGATCTGCGCAACGCCCACCCCGAGCTGAAAATCGACACCGGCGAAGTGCTGGCGGAGGAAGCCACGAAGCAGATCCGCGACGCCTTAAGCTTTGTCAGCTACTTCCTCATCGCGTTCGGCCTGGTTGGCCTGCTCGTGGGCACGTTCCTGATTGCGAATACTTTCTCCATGATCGTTGCGCAGCGCACGAAAGAGTTCGCGCTGCTGCGCGCGCTGGGGGCGTCGCGACGCCAAATCACGCGCTCCGTCACGATCGAAGCGTTCATCGTCGGCCTGCTCGGCTCGTTCCTCGGCGTCGTCGCAGGTGTCGGCTTGGTCGCCATCATCAAGGCAGTGATGGGCGCCAACGACATGCCCCTGCCCGAAGGAGGGCTTGGCTTATCGACGCGCGCTGTGGTCGTTCCGGTCGTCGTCGGCGTCATCGTCACCATGATCTCCGCCTGGGCACCAGCGCGACGCGCGGGCCAGGTGCAGCCGGTGGAGGCGATGCGGGCGAGCGAGTCGTCGTCGCCCCAGCCGCTGAAGATCCGCACGATTATCGGCACAGTCCTGATCGTTGCGGCGATTATTGCCGCGGCGGCGGGCGTTCTGTGGGAGGACGGGACGACCGCGAATCGCGCGATCCTCGTCGGAGTTGCCGCGGTGGGTGTTATCGCGGGGCTGTTCCTCGCGGGACCGGCATTCTCGCTGCCCATTGTGCCGCCGCTCGGGCGCCTCATCGGTGCCCCGTTCGGGGCGATGGGTCGGCTTGCCTCCACCAACACGCGGCGCAACCCGCGCCGCACCTCGGCGACCGCCTTTGCGCTCATGCTGGGCATCGCGCTGGTCACTGTGATCGGCATGTTGGGTGCGACCATGAAACAATCCATCGCGGACGTCACCGAGAACGAAATCACCGCGGACTACGTGCTCACCGGGCCGCAAAACGGCTCCTTCCCCATTCCGCCGGACCTGCCGAGCAGGCTTGACGACGTCGACGGGGTGGGCGACGTGGTCGCGTACTCGGAGGCGCCGATCGCCATTAACGGTGAATTTGGTTACCAGTTCGGGCCTTACGGCGCGTCGCCGGTGTTTTCCGGCGACCCCACAAAGCTGATGAAGCTTGAGATGCTCCAGGGCACCTCCTCGGTCGAGGGGGACACCATCATCGCCCCTGAGCCGTGGGCGACGGAGCGCGGATGGAACCTCGGCGACAAGGTCACGCTTACCGCCCCGGGTCTGACACCGGCTTCCGTGGAGGTGACGATCGGCGGCATCTTCGCAGAATCGAACACGGTCAGGGCACCGGCGATTGGCTACGAGACCGCGCAAAAGGTGGTGCCCGCCGAGGCCCTCAGTATCAACATGGTCGGGGTCAACGGCGACGGCACGGTCGATCCCGAGCAGCTGCGCGCCAACCTCGAGGAAGAGGTTCGGCCCGACATCATCGTGCAGGTGCGCTCGACGGAGGAAATGGCCGGGCAGGTCACGGGCCTGATCGACCAAATGCTGTTCATCCTCTATGCGCTGTTGTCGCTTGCGGTGATCATCGCGGTCCTGGGCATCGTGAACACGCTGACGCTGTCGGTTATTGAGCGTCGCCAAGAGATTGGCATGCTGCGTGCCGTCGGAAGCCGGCGCGGGCAAATCAGGACGATGATCATTCTCGAATCCGTCCAGATGGCAGTCTTCGGTGCGCTGCTCGGAATCCTCATGGGCCTTGGGCTTGGATGGGCCTTCCTCACCGTGCTCTCCGGACAGGGCCTCGAGGACATTGTCGTGCCGTGGGCACTTATCGGCACCATGCTCGGCGGCACGGTTGTGGTCGGCATCCTCGCTGCGCTATGGCCGGGGCACCGGGCGGCGAAGACGCCGCCGCTGGACGCTATCGCGGATTAGCGGTGGCCCCTTGTAGGGCCCGGAGAGTGTCGCACTCCGCCGTGGCGGAGTCGGTAATCGTGGTTGTGCTGTTGCTGACGGTGGTTGGGGCAGGCAGAATTAGTTGTGTTTTTTGGCTTCGCGACAATGTGGGGGTTTGTCGGTGCGTCGGTGTGGTGTGGTTGTAGTCCTGTTTGGGGTTGTTTTAATCTCGGGGTGTTCGGCGACGGCGGATGTGACTGTTTCGGGGGAGACAAGTGTTTCAGAGCCGGTGGTGTCGGAGTCTGATTCGGCGGGGCCTGCTGCGTTTCATTTTGACAGTGGCGACCTGATCATCGGGCCGTTTAACCCCGAGGAGGTAAAGCACAACCTCTTCAATCCGTGCACGGAAATCTCCGATGCGGAGTTTGCGGCGGCGGGACTTGTCAAGAGCGACGTGCAACCGGGAACCACAACAGTTCAGTTTGTGAAGGGTTGCTCGGTCGAAACCAATGACCCGTATAAAACGATCCTTTTGGTTACCAATGCCGCAGATAAGAACATAATCTTAGCTTCTTCGCCAGAATTGGGTTCACCCATTTCTGAACCACCCGAATCTTTTGCTTACGGTTCAACTGATGGAAGCGACGATATGTGTGACGTGGCGGTTGAGACCGACAGAGGAACCTTTTCGGTAAGCATCGGCACTTTAAAGAGCGGTACAGATGCTGACACTCTATGCGAGGAAGCGGGGGAGCTGCTTAATCGTCTTTTCGTAGCCAACAATCTTTAGATGCTCACTATGTTGTGCAGCGGGAGTGGGGTGGTTGTTAGCAGTAATACCTAGTATTTGCATTGTCACAAATTTGTCGCTCGTCTCAATGAACGAGCTGGCTATTTTACGAGGTGGGGGGACATGATCGGTCGTATGATCTTCGAACAAGGCGCAGTCGAGCACGCGGTAATCATGCTGAAGCAAATTGGGGCTTTGGCAAGCAAGGAGACTCTCCTCGCTAAACGACCAGACCTCACCGGCTTTTCTCCCGTGTCGGGTCTTGACGAGTCGGGTGTGTCGCATGGGCGTGTGTCGTCGGTGAGTCGGCCGGAGGCGTTGAAGGCGTTGGCTGCTCATGTGCTGGATGCGGCGGTGTTGCTTGAGGCGAATTTGGATAGCGTAATTGGTGCTGACGGGGCGTTTTCGCAGATGGTCGGCAGTATTGGTCTGTCGGGTGTGTTAGGTGCGCCGGCGTCGGCGGTTGATGTGGATATGAAGATGGCGCAGGTGGAGAACCCATCGACGAACCCGTTTGTGTTCGGGCGGCCGGTGGCGGGGTTTGTTGCGTCGTTGCCGGTGTTGCATGGCCAGTTTCAGCTCACGGATCCGGCGTTGGCGGTTTCCGAGGCTCAGGCTTGGCAGTCGACGGCTGCGAATGTATCTGAGGTGGTGTCCCGGTTGGATGCGGTGGTGGCGTCCTTGGTGTCGTCGGCGGAGACTGCGTGGGTGGAAAAGGCTATTGACCGGGTGCGTCGGATTCAGTGGGCGGGGGGCCAGTTCGCGGCGCATGCGTCGGCGATGGGGGTTCATGCCGGGAATCTGGCGGCGGTGGCGTCGTCGGAGAAAGCGACAGCGGCTGCCGCGTACGCGTCGTGGTTGGCGGCGCCGGTAGAGGCGAAACCGGTGCTGGAGCAGGCGTATATGGCGGCGTTTCCTCCGCGGTTGAACACGGGCCTGATGCCGACGGTGCCGTCGTTTAACCAGTTGCTGCCAGCGTTGGATGCGATGCCGGTGACGCCGTTTTCGCCGGAGGCGATTAAGGTTCCCGCTGCGCCGTCGTTTGAGCGCATTGTCTTGCCGCGGGTTGTTCAGGACGCGATGGTGGCTAACGGGTTTGGTGATATGGCGTACGCGAGCACCCCGCAAGAAGTTATTGCCGCTGTGCCGGGAGGAGATGTGGCTGCACTCGGTGGGGTGTCACCGGTGAGTCCTGTCACACAGGCCGCCTCTGTGGCAACTGTGCCGCAGCTAACCCCGTCGGCGCAGTTGGCGTCGGCACCGCAAATTTCACCCGGTGCGACTGCTTCCGGGGGTTATGGTGCGCCGGCGGTTGGGTTGACCCCGGCCCTGAGCCCGCGTGGTGGTCTCAGTGCTGTTCCGGGTCGTACAGCTGGTCATTCGGGTGCGCACCGGGGTGTTGGTGGCAGGCATGGTGTGGGTTCAGCTGCGGGCGCGGGTGCGGGTTCCGTGGTCGGACTCGTTGGCCGCGGCGCGAGCACGCCTTTGACCGCAGCTACTCCGCTCGCCGGATATGCCCCGAACACCCCAGTCGCCACGACCGGTTATGGCGCCGCATCGACTGCAAACGCAGCTCAAACCATCAATCACGCGACAGCATTTGGTGGACCGATCGGTCCGGGTGGGCACGGTGCTAATGGTGGGTCGCGTAAGCGTCGCGTGCGGGCGGTAACCAGCGCGGTGGAACGCAACGGCAACCTCCGCGCCCTGCTCGGTGATGCCCCCGCAGTACTGCCCGACGTTATCGGCGACGACGTCCGCACCCCACGACACACAATCTAGGACGCGAGGCCCACACCCGATGTCAGGTAGCCGAGGTACGCGCCGCCAGCACCCAGAACCGCGGTTGCCACGGCGTACACCCCGGCCCGTCGCCAGGCCTGCTCCTTGACAAGCTGCCCGAGCTCTTTCGCAAGCGTGGACCACGTCGACAGCGCCCCGGCGAATCCGACACCGAGAAACACCTGCCACCGGGGTTCCAGACCGAGTGAGAGCCCGATCACGATAGAGGCGAACAGGTTGGCCAGCAGCGTTCCCGTCAGCCCCCCGGGGATGCGGCTGAGCCCCCAGCGGGCGAGCCCGCCGAGGAAAGCGCCGACGGTGACGGCCCCGGCGGGCATCAATACGAAGATGATGGCCAGGGAGATTATGCGGTGCCCCTGGTGCGGGTGCGCAGGGCGTCGCCAAGCAGCCATGCCCCGACGCAGACCACGAAGTAGACCGCGAGCAGGGCGATCGCACCCAGGGGCGAGCTGAGCGCGGCGGCGATGGCGACGCCGGAGAACGTCGTGAAGCCGCCTAAGAAGCCGGTCCCCCAGAACTTGCCGGGAGCGAAGAAGCCCATGGCCAGACAGCCGAGGACGTTGACCAGGTGGATGCCGTCGAGCGGCACGGGGAGTACGACGGGGAGCGCGAGGGTGATTGCCCACCTGGTCAGCGCGCCGAGCGTGGCACCGGCACCGACGATGAGGGCTTCTTTCACGAACGCTCACCTTACCCCTCGCAGCCGCGGATCCGTGGCGAAAACCGGCGGGTGCGGGAATGATTGATGGCGTTACCTATCGACGCGAAGGAGCATTTCCGACATGACACACGAACGCGCGGGTCAGCCCGCCCAGCCGAGCGACCTGATTGACATCGCCGAGGTCGTCTCTGCGTACTACACCCGCGAGATTGACCCGGACAATCCCGACCAGCAGGTTGCGTTCGGCACGTCCGGGCACCGCGGGTCGTCACTGGACAACGCGTTTAACCAGCAGCACATCTGGGCGATTACGCAGGCGATCGTGGATTACCGCCGCGACAACAACATCGGCGGACCGATCTACATCGGGCGCGACACCCACGCGTTGAGCGAGCCAGCCATGATTTCGGCCCTCGAGGTGCTCATCGCCGGCGGCATCGAGGTGCTTGTCGACGCCGCCGGCGCCTACACCCCGACCCCCGCGGTCTCGCACGCGATCCTGCGACACAACGCCGCGCTCAGCGGCGGCGTGACCGGCACGGACCCGAAGCGTGCCGACGGCATCGTGATCACGCCCTCGCACAACCCGCCGCGCGACGGTGGTTTCAAGTACAACCCGCCCAACGGCGGGCCGGCGGACACCGATGCGACGGATTGGATCGCGGCGCGGGCCAATTCCTACATCGGGGATGGCTTGCGGGGCGTGGAAAGGGCGTCGATAAGCGGCGTGCTCGATGAGCGGGCCGGAAAGTTCGATTTTATGGGCTCCTACGTCGCTGACCTGGCGAACGTGGTCGACATCGACGCGATCCGCTCAAGCGGGCTGAGAATCGGCGCGGACCCGATGGGCGGGGCCAGCGTGCACTACTGGCAAGCCATCGCCGAGACCCACAAGCTCACCCTCACCGTGGTCAACCCGCTTGTCGACGCCACCTGGCGGTTCATGACGCTGGACACGGACGGCAAGATCCGCATGGACTGCTCCAGCCCGGACGCAATGGCGTCGCTGGTGGCCAGCCGCGACAAGTTCGACATCGCGACGGGCAACGACGCGGACGCGGACCGCCACGGCATTGTCACCCCCGATGCCGGGCTGATGAACCCGAACCACTACCTGGCGGTGGCGATTGAGTACCTGTATTCGCACCGCCCTTGCTGGGGCGAGCGCACCGCGGTGGGCAAAACGCTGGTGTCGTCATCCATGATCGATCGCGTCGTGTCCTCGCTGGGCCGTGAGCTCGTCGAGGTTCCCGTCGGGTTCAAATGGTTCGTGCCTGGGCTTATCGACGGCACCATCGGCTTCGGCGGCGAGGAATCCGCGGGCGCTTCGTTCCTGCGCCACGACGGAACCGTGTGGTCGACCGACAAGGACGGTCTGATCATGGACCTGCTCGCAGCCGAGATCACCGCCGTAACCGGGGACACGCCGTCGCAGCGCTACCGCGTGCTGGCCGGGAAATTCGGCGAGCCCGCCTACGCGCGTATCGACGCCCCCGCCAACCGCGAGCAGAAAGCCACCCTAAAGAAGCTCTCCCCGGAGCAGGTCACCGCGACCGAACTCGCGGGGGAGGAGATCACCGCGAAGCTTACCGACGCCCCCGGCAACGGCGCCGCCATCGGCGGGCTCAAGGTGACCACGGAAAGCGCGTGGTTCGCCGCGCGACCGTCGGGAACCGAGGACAAGTACAAGATCTACGCCGAAAGCTTTAAGGGCGACGAGCACCTCGCAAAGGTACAAGAGGAGGCCCAAGCATTAGTTTCCGAGGTACTTGGGCAGTAGCTCACAGTTTACCGGGGTATGACCTGTCAGGGGTCTCGGCTAAGGTGCTAGGGGTGATAACGACGTACGATGCCCACGAAGCGCAGGTGTCTCAAGCGCCTGGAGGCACCCGCGAGATGGTGCTCGACATCCTCTCTGCCGCAGCGCGGTTCTTTATGGCCTACATCTGGATCTCCGCTGGGTGGTCCAAGATCGGTGCGCACATGGATGTCACTCAGACCATCCAGGCGTATGAGATTTTCACCCCAGCCTGGTCGGACTTGCTGGCGCGCCTCATCGGCCCGATGGAGTTGGCGGGTGGGTTGCTGCTGTTGCTGGGCATCACGCTACGCCCGGCGGGATGGGTCTCCATCGGGGTGTTGATCCTGTTCATCATCGGATTGGGCTCGGCGTGGTCGCGGGGCCTGGTCATCGACTGCGGGTGCTTTAACCCGGAGCCGACGGAAACCGGCACCAACATCCTGGCGACGATGGCCCGAGACGTGTTCTACATCGCTATCACGTTGTTCATGATCTACCGCCCGTTTAAGAAATGGGCGATCTACCCCTAAACTAAAGGGGAAGTTTGTGTACGAGTCATCAAAGCGAAGGTGTTTAAACCATGACCACGCGTAAAGTTCAAAACCCCAACGACAAGGGCGGCGCCGCCTTCATCTGGGCTCTCGTCGCCGTCGTCGCCATCGCAGCTCTGGTGATTGGGCTGATCGTCTTCAACGGGCGCTCCCAGCGCAGCCAGGCGATCGCCGAACAAATGGTCCCCGTGGAGAACCTCGAGGTCAGCTACACGGAGGGTGACCCCTACTTCACCCTCTCGGCCGCCGAGGGCGGCGAAGGCGCCAAGTCGGTCGATCTGTTCGAGGATTTCTCCTGCTCCTACTGCGCCGACTTGGCAACGACGACCGACGGCGATGCCCTGGAGAAGATCCAGGCCGGCGAACTTGAGGTCAACGTCCGCCCGATGACCATTCTCGACTCCCAGGGCGGGCAGTACAGCCCGGGCCACTCCACCCACGCCTTGGCCGCTGAGCTCGCCTTGGCCGCCAACGGTGAGGCCGAGGCGCTGTGGAACCTGCGCGCAATGCTTTTTGAGAACCAGCAGAGCGTGTTCAACAAGCTGGACAAGGACGATTTCGCCGACCGCGCCAAGGAGTTTGGCGCCTCTGACGAAGCCGTCCAGGCCATCCGCGACGGCGCGTTCGAGGAGCAGGCCACCGCGATGGGCGAGGCCAACCTGAACTACCAGAACGAAAAGACCGGCACCGCCTACACGCCGCGCGTCATGCGCGACGACAAGGACCTCGTCGAGGGCCAGGAGATCACCAACTGGGTCGACGCGGCCACCGCGTAACCCGATTACAGGGGATTTGGTTGCACTTCGCGCCCGGGTGTATATTGAGCGGAGTTGTCCGCAGGTAACGCCCGCGGGTCACAAGTGCAACTTGGGGCTATGGCGCAGCTGGTAGCGCACCACACTGGCAGTGTGGGGGTCAGGGGTTCGAATCCCCTTAGCTCCACTTCATACAACCACATACGTTTTTCACCATGGGGCTATGGCGCAGCTGGTAGCGCACCACACTGGCAGTGTGGGGGTCAGGGGTTCGAATCCCCTTAGCTCCACAATTTTGAGCGTTGCTGCGCTTCGTGCACTGTTGCCGAAGGCTACGCACTGCTTTAAAGTTTCTGGCCATGGATCAGTTGTCTCTGGATTCCCTTTTGCACCTCGAGAGAGCAGGATGGGATTCACTCTGTAATAGCTCGGGGGCCGACTTTTACGGGGAGCTTATGACGGTAGATGGACTTATGGTCCTGGTGAACGGGTTCGTGTTGGACCGCGAAGCCGTCATCCTCTCCCTTAACGAGGCTCCGAGTTGGGACACCTACGAGATCACAGATGCCCGGATAGTTGCAGTTGGAGACGGGGCGGCCACCATTGTCTACAACGCCATGGCGAGTCGCGGTGGTCAGGAGCCATTTGAGGCGATAATGAGCAGCACCTACGCGCTGGTGGACGGTAAGCCCCGGCTCGCGCTCTACCAGCAGACGACAATCACCCACTGAATTGCGCCGCCCACCTACTGTGGGGCCCACGAAGTGATTGAGCTTGGTGATTCGAAAATGGAAACCTTCTGACCCTTCGGTTCCACGGGCTTTTCAACGTTGTGCGATCATGCAAAAACACCCACAACCGAATCTTGAGTGCCATCCAAAGTATTGATGATGGGGGCTTGCGCCTCACGTGAGGTCATGTTCAATGATGGGGACAAAAGGTCAAGCCCACACGAGTGGAGTATCTGCCTTTCGATAAAACAGGTAACCTGACGATCTCAGGACCGGCGCGAGCCCGATTGGGACCGGTTCATGCGGCCTCCTTAAACGGTGTTGTAGGGGTCGACGACACCATTACTGCTGGGATTCAGGATTGAGGGTTTCAGAGCAAAGGGCATTGACGGCAGCAGAGCGTGCCGTGTGTGCAGCGATGATCCGTCACGACAACGACGATGCGCGCTCGGTGACCCGCGTTGACCGTCAACGGTGGTGCTCTTGCCTCGATGGCCTTACGGTATTTCGGGGCTGCGGGTGTGGCTTGTGTCCGTCAGTCGATTTCGCCTACAAAGGTGCACCCGTCGAGTGCGGGAATCGCATCATCCTCAATGCCTACACTGACGACAACATCTTGGTTCTGCTGTTCATCGATAACGACTGACCTTCCGGTCTCGAAATCGTGCCTCCGTTCGATGAAGCCGTCGAGTTACCTTCGCCTGAAAAGTCTGAGGTTCTAAGCGTCGCACTGATCTATTAACCTTAGCGCCCTGCCTGAAGAACCGTGCCGGGGCGCTTTCTCGTCTGTCCGAATTCATTTTCGCCCCCGGGTGCACCGCTACACTAGGGGGCATGCCACTTTCCTGGACCACCATCGACAGCCCGATCGGTGAGCTGTTGCTCGTCGGGTCCCCCGAAGGTGTGGTGCGCATCGCGTTTGAGTGCGAGGACCTCGATGACGTGCGCCGCAACATCTCGGACCGCACCGGCGAGCAGCTTGAGCCAGGTCCGCTCGGACAGGCAGAAAAGCAGCTCGCCGAGTATTTTGCAGGCCAGCGCAGGGAATTCAACCTACCGCTCGACTGGCGCCTGAGCACGGGGTTTCGAGCCCAGGTACAGCGTGCATTGACAGGTATCGCCTACGGCGAGACTCAGACCTACGGCCAGCTCGCGCAGCGTGTGGGAAGCCCCACGGCCGTGCGCGCGGTCGGCAGCGGCTGCGCCACCAACCCGCTGCCGATCGTCGTACCGTGTCACCGGGTGCTGCGCAGCGACGGCTCCCTCGGCGGTTATCGAGGCGGCTTGGAGATCAAGCAGTACCTGCTTGAGCTGGAGTCAGGTAATGCACCTACTTCAGGCTAAGAGCGGACGGGCAAGAATGCGCCGTTTAGTCGGTTTTGGACGCATTCTTTCCCTTCCGGTCTTCACCTGAAGCAACGGCGGGAGGTGAGGTACGGTGGCGCGACATGAGTCGCAAATTTACAAAGCACGGGAGTGCTCCTCAATCCGCCACTGCGGAGGCCGCGGGCCTGCGTTGGCTGCGTGAGGGCAGCGACGCGGTGGTGGAAGTCTACGACGTTGACGCCGCAGCCAACACGCTCACCATAGAGCACGTCGACACCGTCCGGCCAACACCCGCCGCGGCGATGGGGGCGGGCCGCGAACTGGCCAAGATCCACGCTTGCGG
Above is a window of Corynebacterium sanguinis DNA encoding:
- a CDS encoding ABC transporter ATP-binding protein, which translates into the protein MAKHRAEDRLGQQDERSEAAARAVELSKQYGSGDTAVVALAGVTVEFARGQFTAIMGPSGSGKSTLMHTMAGLDSFTSGAAYIGSTQLSGLNDRDLTDLRRDRLGFIFQSFNLVPTLTAAENITLPSDIAGCEVDKAWFDEITTRLGLAERLSHRPSELSGGQQQRVACARALVSRPEIIFGDEPTGNLDSNSSREVLQILRTAVDEDGQTVVIVTHDARAASYADRVIFLRDGQIVDELWKPTMESILQVMSGIEG
- a CDS encoding ABC transporter permease — encoded protein: MTRVSLRNIVAHKLRLALTVLAVVLGTAFIAGSLMFTNMLGNTFDSAVSSQFEGVDAVAAPGEEMQAIPNDVVDELRGGPGVDKLNVEASQTVVAATTDNNPIQTGQGTSTAGIYYPPAEAAGQAPSIAEGREPTALGEAIVNSNAAEKYGIALDQELTVVDTMGRETYRIVGLYDDDMTPSSSLAFQVSPETYSQFYTDGTSVPSVSLSAVDGTTAQQLVDDLRNAHPELKIDTGEVLAEEATKQIRDALSFVSYFLIAFGLVGLLVGTFLIANTFSMIVAQRTKEFALLRALGASRRQITRSVTIEAFIVGLLGSFLGVVAGVGLVAIIKAVMGANDMPLPEGGLGLSTRAVVVPVVVGVIVTMISAWAPARRAGQVQPVEAMRASESSSPQPLKIRTIIGTVLIVAAIIAAAAGVLWEDGTTANRAILVGVAAVGVIAGLFLAGPAFSLPIVPPLGRLIGAPFGAMGRLASTNTRRNPRRTSATAFALMLGIALVTVIGMLGATMKQSIADVTENEITADYVLTGPQNGSFPIPPDLPSRLDDVDGVGDVVAYSEAPIAINGEFGYQFGPYGASPVFSGDPTKLMKLEMLQGTSSVEGDTIIAPEPWATERGWNLGDKVTLTAPGLTPASVEVTIGGIFAESNTVRAPAIGYETAQKVVPAEALSINMVGVNGDGTVDPEQLRANLEEEVRPDIIVQVRSTEEMAGQVTGLIDQMLFILYALLSLAVIIAVLGIVNTLTLSVIERRQEIGMLRAVGSRRGQIRTMIILESVQMAVFGALLGILMGLGLGWAFLTVLSGQGLEDIVVPWALIGTMLGGTVVVGILAALWPGHRAAKTPPLDAIAD
- a CDS encoding DUF3558 family protein; this translates as MTVSGETSVSEPVVSESDSAGPAAFHFDSGDLIIGPFNPEEVKHNLFNPCTEISDAEFAAAGLVKSDVQPGTTTVQFVKGCSVETNDPYKTILLVTNAADKNIILASSPELGSPISEPPESFAYGSTDGSDDMCDVAVETDRGTFSVSIGTLKSGTDADTLCEEAGELLNRLFVANNL
- a CDS encoding fluoride efflux transporter FluC, coding for MAAWRRPAHPHQGHRIISLAIIFVLMPAGAVTVGAFLGGLARWGLSRIPGGLTGTLLANLFASIVIGLSLGLEPRWQVFLGVGFAGALSTWSTLAKELGQLVKEQAWRRAGVYAVATAVLGAGGAYLGYLTSGVGLAS
- a CDS encoding CrcB family protein, whose translation is MKEALIVGAGATLGALTRWAITLALPVVLPVPLDGIHLVNVLGCLAMGFFAPGKFWGTGFLGGFTTFSGVAIAAALSSPLGAIALLAVYFVVCVGAWLLGDALRTRTRGTA
- the pgm gene encoding phosphoglucomutase (alpha-D-glucose-1,6-bisphosphate-dependent), which gives rise to MTHERAGQPAQPSDLIDIAEVVSAYYTREIDPDNPDQQVAFGTSGHRGSSLDNAFNQQHIWAITQAIVDYRRDNNIGGPIYIGRDTHALSEPAMISALEVLIAGGIEVLVDAAGAYTPTPAVSHAILRHNAALSGGVTGTDPKRADGIVITPSHNPPRDGGFKYNPPNGGPADTDATDWIAARANSYIGDGLRGVERASISGVLDERAGKFDFMGSYVADLANVVDIDAIRSSGLRIGADPMGGASVHYWQAIAETHKLTLTVVNPLVDATWRFMTLDTDGKIRMDCSSPDAMASLVASRDKFDIATGNDADADRHGIVTPDAGLMNPNHYLAVAIEYLYSHRPCWGERTAVGKTLVSSSMIDRVVSSLGRELVEVPVGFKWFVPGLIDGTIGFGGEESAGASFLRHDGTVWSTDKDGLIMDLLAAEITAVTGDTPSQRYRVLAGKFGEPAYARIDAPANREQKATLKKLSPEQVTATELAGEEITAKLTDAPGNGAAIGGLKVTTESAWFAARPSGTEDKYKIYAESFKGDEHLAKVQEEAQALVSEVLGQ
- a CDS encoding MauE/DoxX family redox-associated membrane protein — protein: MVLDILSAAARFFMAYIWISAGWSKIGAHMDVTQTIQAYEIFTPAWSDLLARLIGPMELAGGLLLLLGITLRPAGWVSIGVLILFIIGLGSAWSRGLVIDCGCFNPEPTETGTNILATMARDVFYIAITLFMIYRPFKKWAIYP
- a CDS encoding DsbA family protein; the encoded protein is MTTRKVQNPNDKGGAAFIWALVAVVAIAALVIGLIVFNGRSQRSQAIAEQMVPVENLEVSYTEGDPYFTLSAAEGGEGAKSVDLFEDFSCSYCADLATTTDGDALEKIQAGELEVNVRPMTILDSQGGQYSPGHSTHALAAELALAANGEAEALWNLRAMLFENQQSVFNKLDKDDFADRAKEFGASDEAVQAIRDGAFEEQATAMGEANLNYQNEKTGTAYTPRVMRDDKDLVEGQEITNWVDAATA
- a CDS encoding DUF4440 domain-containing protein, with translation MDQLSLDSLLHLERAGWDSLCNSSGADFYGELMTVDGLMVLVNGFVLDREAVILSLNEAPSWDTYEITDARIVAVGDGAATIVYNAMASRGGQEPFEAIMSSTYALVDGKPRLALYQQTTITH
- a CDS encoding methylated-DNA--[protein]-cysteine S-methyltransferase translates to MPLSWTTIDSPIGELLLVGSPEGVVRIAFECEDLDDVRRNISDRTGEQLEPGPLGQAEKQLAEYFAGQRREFNLPLDWRLSTGFRAQVQRALTGIAYGETQTYGQLAQRVGSPTAVRAVGSGCATNPLPIVVPCHRVLRSDGSLGGYRGGLEIKQYLLELESGNAPTSG